The DNA region GGTGCCGCGTGGGAGGGGCCGGGTGAGAGCTTCTGGAAGACGCTGAGCTGACCCCGACCCCCGTGCCCGAGACCTCCTCCCCGGACGACGGCGCCTCCACCTTCCGCGCGGGTCCCGAGGCGTTCACCCTCACCCTCTCGCTGGGCGGGCGGTACGCGGGTGAACAGAACTGGGCGATTCAGCCCGAGCGCAGCGCCCTGGTGGCGCGGGTGCAGACCGACTTCGGTGGGGTGCTGCCGGAGTTGCGCCGCCTTCAGGTCAGCCGCCTCCACCCCCGCTTCCTGACCAGCCTGGGCTACGCGGAGGGCGACGGGCGTGGCCGGGCCACCTTCGAGACCACCTTCGACCGCAAGACCGGCCTGGTCACCCTGCGCCAGGGCAAGGAGGAGGCGACCCTGCCCCTCACGACCGAGTACCACGACCCCGTCTCGCTGCTGCTGTGGCTGCGCGGCCTGGGCGAAGAGGAGCGGGCGACCACCCGGCTCACCGGCGGACAGGTGCTCGTGCAGCGCCTCCCCGACGCGGAGGTCGGCGACGTGCCCGCCCGCGCCTACTTCCTGCGCCCCGGCGGCGCCTACGTGTACGTCGAGCGCGAAGCTCCCCACCGCCTGCTGCGCCTGATCCAGCCGACCGACTTCGGCCCCGTCGAGGCATTGCTGCAACCCGCCCGCAAGGGGCAACCGGAGCGGCGACGGCGGCGGGGCGGATGAGTCGTCAGCGATCAGCAAACAACACTCGCTTTCCCCTTCTTTCAAGCTGACAGCTTCCCCGGAGCCCCCATGCAAGTCCTGCAAGGTGACGCCGCCCGCGCGGCCCTGACCCGAAGTTTTTCCGAGATTCCCGTGCCCGAGAGCGTCCTCGACCGCAACGAGGCGCTCTACGGCGAACGCCTGACCCCCACCCAGGTCGCCCAGCGCATCCTCGCCGATGTCCGAGAACGCGGCGACGACGCCCTGCGCGACTGGACGGAGAAGGTGGACGGCTTCCGCCCGGACACGCTGGAAGTGTCGCGCGAGGAGATCGAGGCAGCGACGGTCGAGCCCGACCTCCACGACGCCATCCGGCTCGCGGTGGACCGCGTCCGGTCCTTCCACGAGCGGCAGCCCGCCCACGGCTTCCTGGAGCACGGGCCGGACGGCGCCCTCGGGCAACTCGTGCGCCCGCTCGGCCGGGTGGGGGTGTACGTGCCGGGCGGCCTCGCGCCTCTGGTCAGCAGCCTGATCCACACGGCGGTCCCGGCGCGGGTGGCGGGCGTCCCCGAGATCGTCGTGACCACGCCGCCAGCGCGGGACGGCGCGGTCCACCCCGCCATCCTGGTCGCGGCGCGCGAGGTGGGGGTGAGCCGGGTGTTCCGCGTGGGCGGCGCGCAGGGGATTGCAGCCCTGGCCTACGGAACCGCCAGCATCCCGGCCGTGGACAAGATCGCGGGGCCCGGCAACCTCTTCGTGGTGATCGCCAAGCGGCTGGTGTACGGGCAGACCGGCATCGAGAGCCTGCCCGGCCCCACCGAGACCCTCGTCGTGGCGGACGACAGCGCCGACCCGCGTTACGTGGCCGCCGACCTCCTCGCGCAGGCGGAGCACCTGGGGGCCGAACCCGTCCTCGTCTCCACCAGCAAGGGGCTGCTCGTGGAGGTGCAAAACCAGGTAAGCGGCCAGCTCGAAGCCCTGCCCGAACCCAACCGCAGTTGGGCGCGCGACAGTGTGCTGAGCCGGATGAAGATCGTCCTCGCCGCCGATCTGGACGAGGCGCTCGACCTCGCCAACCTGTACGCCCCCGAACACCTCTGCCTGCTGACGCGCGACCCGTGGAGCCTGCTCGGGCGGGTGCGGCGGGCGGGCGGCGTCTTTCTCGGCGAGGCGAGCATGGAGGCGCTGGGCGATTACGTCGCCGGGCCCAGCCACGTCATGCCCACCGGGGGCACGGCCCGCTTCATGAGCCCCGTCAACGTCCGCGACTTCCAGAACATCATCAGCGTCGTCGGCGTCAATGAATCCGCCCTGAGCCGCATCGGCCCCGCCGCCGCCGTCCTCGCCCGCGCCGAGGGGCTGGAGGCCCACGCCCGCGCCATCGAGAGCCGCCTGACCCCGGAAGTGCCCGGCGCCCACCCCGAGGCGACGCTGGAGGTGCTGGAGGAAGAGGTGGAGTCGGGGCGGGGAGTGAGGGAGACGGACAGGTTGGGGCCGCTGTAACGGAAGGAA from Deinococcus aetherius includes:
- the hisD gene encoding histidinol dehydrogenase, translated to MQVLQGDAARAALTRSFSEIPVPESVLDRNEALYGERLTPTQVAQRILADVRERGDDALRDWTEKVDGFRPDTLEVSREEIEAATVEPDLHDAIRLAVDRVRSFHERQPAHGFLEHGPDGALGQLVRPLGRVGVYVPGGLAPLVSSLIHTAVPARVAGVPEIVVTTPPARDGAVHPAILVAAREVGVSRVFRVGGAQGIAALAYGTASIPAVDKIAGPGNLFVVIAKRLVYGQTGIESLPGPTETLVVADDSADPRYVAADLLAQAEHLGAEPVLVSTSKGLLVEVQNQVSGQLEALPEPNRSWARDSVLSRMKIVLAADLDEALDLANLYAPEHLCLLTRDPWSLLGRVRRAGGVFLGEASMEALGDYVAGPSHVMPTGGTARFMSPVNVRDFQNIISVVGVNESALSRIGPAAAVLARAEGLEAHARAIESRLTPEVPGAHPEATLEVLEEEVESGRGVRETDRLGPL